TCGTGTCTTGCTGAGTTTATAAGGAGCTTAGGCTATAAAGCCATACCTATGGGAAATGACACGGCGTTGAGCATTCCCTTGGCAATAGACGCAGGCTTAGGGGAGCTTGGCAGAAATGGACTGCTTATAACGCCTGAGTATGGCCCCTGTGTTAGGATTTGTAAGCTTTTTACAGATCTCCCCTTGAAACCCGATAAGCCTATAAGGTTTGGAGTTTCGGAATTTTGCAGAGGCTGTAAGCTTTGTGCGCAGATGTGTGAGGCGGGGGCTATAATGGATAGAGATGATCCCTCATTTGAAATTTTTTCTCCTTGCAATAACAGGGGAATATTAAGATGGGCAGTAAATCACGATAAGTGCTATTCCTTCTGGGTGGAGAACGGAGGTGACTGCTCAACTTGTATAGCGGTTTGTCCTTTTACCAGCGTTTTTCTGATATAATTTTTATTTGGAAAAGTCTTCATCTGAAGGAGGAGAGGGAAGATGGTTGTTTATACCTCGGCTTTAAGACCTCCCACGAGAAAGCGACTTGAGGAAATTGAAAGTGCTGATATACTGGTAGGTATACCGTGCTACAATAATGAGAAAACCATAGCGGGAGTTGTCGAAACGGTAAGCGAAGGCTTGTATAAATATTATCGCAACTTAAGAAGCGTTATATTTGTGGCAGATGGTGGATCTACTGACGACTCGAGAGAGATGGCGGAAAGCGCGAATTTGAAACCTTGGCAGGAGAAGATAGTGTCTATATATCGTGGCCCAAGCGGTAAAGGGAGCGCCTTCAGGCTGATATTTGAGGCTGCTTCCCTATTGGATGTTAAGGTTTGTGTGACCGTAGATGCAGACCTTCGCAGTATCACATCTGACTGGCTTAAGAACCTCATAGATCCCATACTTGAAAAGGGATATCAGTTTGTTGCTCCTATTTATATAAGACACAAGCATGATGGAACCATAACGAATAACATAGTTTATAACGTTACGAGAGCCCTTTACGGTAAGCGTGTTAGGCAGCCCATAGGAGGAGATTTTGCCTACTCGCGGGATCTCGTTAGCTTTTATATCAAGCAGCCCGTTTGGGATACCGATGTTGCACGATTTGGAGTCGATATATGGGTTACGACTGAGGCTATAGTCAACGATTTTAGGATATGTCAGGCGAATCTCGGCGTTAAGGTTCACGATGTTAAGGACCCTGCCATGCATCTGGGTCCCATGTTCAGGCAGGTTGTCTGGACCATGTTTTACCTTATGAAGGAAAACGAGATCTTCTGGAAGAGCGTAAGCGGAAGCATGCCGGTTGAGATTTATGGTGAGGCTAAGGCGGTGGAGCCAGAGCCGGTTAAGGTTAATCTTGATAATCTGCTTTATGAGTTTAAAATGGGTTTTAAGCAATTTGCTCCTTTATGGCAGAATATCCTCTCTGAGGAATCGTTCTCCTATATAAGCAGAGCTTATGAATTGTCAACCAAGGAGTTCAGAATTCCCACGGAGATTTGGGCTAACATAATATATGAGTGGGCAGCTACGTATAACGTCTGGCCCGTTAACACGAGGAAACTCGTTACCTTCATGATGCCGCTTTACTTTGGCAGGGTTGCTTCCTTTATCCTTGAAACCATGGATATGACTTCTGAGGAAGCCGAAAGGTACGTTGAGGAACAAGCGGTTGTTTTTGAGGAACGTAAGCCTTACCTTATAAAGGTGTGGGATGAAAAGAAGAAAGAGGCAGAAGAGGGTATGGTTGGTTTTTAGTGATCTTGACGGTACTCTTCTTGATGAGGATACCTATTCTTTTGAGGAAGCGAAGGAAGCGCTTTCCTTCCTTAAAAAGAAAGATATTCCCATTATACTTTGTTCAAGCAAGACCCGAGCGGAGATAGAAATCTACAGGAAAAGGATGCGTCTTAGCGAATATCCATTTATATCTGAGAATGGAGGAGCTATATTTATACCCGAAGGGGAAGGTTATAGGATAATTGAACTTGGTAAACCACATAGCCTTATACTCGAGGTGCTTAATCAGGCGAGAGGATCTCTTGGCATTTCCATCAGGGGATTTAGTGATATGACCCCGCGTGAGATATCTGAGATTTCTGGTTTACCTGAGGAAGAAGCTATTCTTGCCAAGAAGAGGGAATATTCAGAGCCGATACTGCTCTTTGAATCTGATGTTGAGCCTTTGGAGCTATTTTTAAGGGAGCGGGGATTCAGTTTGACCAAGGGAGGAAGGTTTTTCACGGTTATTGGGGGAAACGACAAGGGAAAAGCTGTTAAGAGGCTTCTTGAGCTTTATCGTTTGAGGTTCCCGGATGCCGAAATTCTTTCGCTTGGGCTTGGGGATGGTAAAAACGATCTTCCTATGCTTGCAGAGGTTGATTTCCCCGTTATAGTGAGGAAGAAAACGGGGAAGTTTCTTAGAGGTAGCTTTAATAATACTTATATTACACGGTATCCAGGACCTCGCGGATGGGCTGAAGCCGTATTTAAGATCCTGGAGGTGGATCGAGGTTGAGCGATTTCTTTCAAAATGGGGTTATAACGACCCTGCACAGGTTAAAAAGGGATAATGAGGATATGCTGATTAAGGAACTCCTAAAATACAGGGAATATAACCCAATAGCTCTCGTTCTTCCTTCTCTTTTTTCTGAATTTGAGGGACCTGCGCT
Above is a genomic segment from Synergistota bacterium containing:
- a CDS encoding glycosyltransferase, with product MVVYTSALRPPTRKRLEEIESADILVGIPCYNNEKTIAGVVETVSEGLYKYYRNLRSVIFVADGGSTDDSREMAESANLKPWQEKIVSIYRGPSGKGSAFRLIFEAASLLDVKVCVTVDADLRSITSDWLKNLIDPILEKGYQFVAPIYIRHKHDGTITNNIVYNVTRALYGKRVRQPIGGDFAYSRDLVSFYIKQPVWDTDVARFGVDIWVTTEAIVNDFRICQANLGVKVHDVKDPAMHLGPMFRQVVWTMFYLMKENEIFWKSVSGSMPVEIYGEAKAVEPEPVKVNLDNLLYEFKMGFKQFAPLWQNILSEESFSYISRAYELSTKEFRIPTEIWANIIYEWAATYNVWPVNTRKLVTFMMPLYFGRVASFILETMDMTSEEAERYVEEQAVVFEERKPYLIKVWDEKKKEAEEGMVGF
- a CDS encoding HAD-IIB family hydrolase, encoding MKRRKRQKRVWLVFSDLDGTLLDEDTYSFEEAKEALSFLKKKDIPIILCSSKTRAEIEIYRKRMRLSEYPFISENGGAIFIPEGEGYRIIELGKPHSLILEVLNQARGSLGISIRGFSDMTPREISEISGLPEEEAILAKKREYSEPILLFESDVEPLELFLRERGFSLTKGGRFFTVIGGNDKGKAVKRLLELYRLRFPDAEILSLGLGDGKNDLPMLAEVDFPVIVRKKTGKFLRGSFNNTYITRYPGPRGWAEAVFKILEVDRG